In Triticum aestivum cultivar Chinese Spring chromosome 5B, IWGSC CS RefSeq v2.1, whole genome shotgun sequence, the following proteins share a genomic window:
- the LOC123110519 gene encoding RING-H2 finger protein ATL65, producing the protein MRAHRPPPPAPAPSPSPYQSPMPSPTAAFQGGLISSPPSPSAVASPGPAPVPAPAPEPNALLAYAGARRGGGGMSPPLIAMLAVVGAALLVVLYARLARRVVRAVRRRWRGWRRRRRLLMLPVGSPAHDSFASFTTYDNFYHTFSPYGLDDAAIKSLPSAQFLKAEAARASAGARDCAVCLLEFADGDELRALPLCAHAFHADCIDVWLRAHASCPLCRAAVALPAPVSSPLRSARRVRPSLDDLLFFHPVPPPPQNDAGALPEITPASPDQLNPRDFLLKRSYSFGFERNIATEAASTASPSWRYRLGGGGGDGASGRGRSFWSKRWPSPFGGVGGSAAAAARVFSFRSAAGKSSPFARRRTGAAPAGGGFFMSLSSEPPSIAAARRSNRTSSRLRCGDPEALLSPDRLSR; encoded by the coding sequence ATGCGCgcgcaccgcccgccgccgccggcgcccgcgccctCCCCGTCCCCGTACCAGTCGCCAATGCCATCCCCGACAGCGGCATTTCAGGGTGGGCTCATCAGCTCGCCGCCTTCTCCCTCCGCGGTCGCGTCACCGGGACCGGCACCCGTGCCTGCGCCAGCGCCGGAGCCTAATGCGCTGCTCGCGTACGCGGGCGCGCGGCGAGGCGGGGGTGGCATGAGCCCGCCGCTCATCGCCATGCTGGCGGTGGTGGGGGCGGCGCTGCTGGTGGTGCTGTACGCGCGGCTGGCCAGGCGCGTGGTCCGAGCcgtccggcggcggtggcgcggatggaggaggcggcggcggctgctgatGCTCCCGGTCGGCTCCCCGGCGCACGACTCCTTCGCGTCCTTCACCACCTACGACAACTTCTACCACACCTTCTCGCCGTACGGCCTGGACGACGCGGCCATCAAGTCGCTGCCCTCGGCGCAGTTCCTCAAGGCGGAGGCCGCGCGCGCGAGCGCCGGAGCCCGCGACTGCGCCGTGTGCCTGCTGGAGTTCGCcgacggcgacgagctccgcgcgcTGCCGCTGTGCGCGCACGCCTTCCACGCCGACTGCATCGACGTCTGGCTCCGCGCGCACGCCTCCTGCCCGCTCTGCCGCGCCGCCGTCGCGCTCCCGGCCCCCGTTTCCTCGCCGCTCCGCTCCGCCCGACGCGTTCGCCCCAGCCTCGACGATCTCCTCTTCTTCCACCCCGTCCCGCCGCCTCCCCAGAACGacgccggcgccctgccggagaTCACCCCGGCAAGCCCCGATCAGCTCAACCCGAGGGACTTCCTCCTCAAGCGCTCCTACTCCTTCGGCTTCGAGCGGAACATTGCCACGGAGGCCGCGTCCACAGCATCCCCTTCCTGGCGCTACCGcttgggcggcggaggcggagacgGCGCCAGCGGCCGCGGCCGAAGCTTCTGGAGCAAGCGCTGGCCATCTCCATTCGGTGGCGTGGGGGGCTCCGCGGCGGCCGCAGCCCGTGTCTTCTCGTTCCGCTCGGCCGCGGGCAAGTCCTCCCCCTTCGCCCGCCGCCGCACCGGCGCAGCCCCCGCAGGAGGCGGGTTCTTCATGTCCCTGTCCTCCGAGCCCCCGTCCATAGCCGCGGCGAGGCGGAGCAACCGCACGTCGAGCCGGCTCCGGTGCGGGGACCCCGAGGCGCTGCTCTCGCCGGACCGTCTCAGCCGCTGA